A DNA window from Streptomyces bacillaris contains the following coding sequences:
- a CDS encoding transposase — MTHQGNPLPPLRRTNSTLPEARVPGPRVPLPGAGRFTWLAPMALWPLARRHLPRPAVRPQGGGSQRADDEATFAAILFVLVSGVPWRALPRAFTVSWQNTHRRFTQWSAAGLWDQLRESAHRQHTPGQSRELVQWAEAVCELAEERLNRTAPPSAGPAAAARRAGSLQPHLRVREPDDFTVRLFGPGRDSAW, encoded by the coding sequence ATGACCCACCAAGGCAATCCGTTACCCCCGCTGCGGCGGACGAACAGCACCCTCCCGGAGGCCAGGGTGCCCGGCCCCCGCGTCCCCCTCCCCGGCGCGGGCCGGTTCACCTGGCTCGCCCCGATGGCCCTGTGGCCGCTGGCCCGCCGGCATCTGCCCCGCCCGGCGGTCCGTCCGCAGGGCGGCGGCAGCCAACGGGCCGACGACGAGGCGACCTTCGCCGCCATCCTGTTCGTCCTGGTCAGCGGCGTACCCTGGCGGGCCCTGCCCCGGGCGTTCACGGTGTCCTGGCAGAACACCCATCGCCGGTTCACCCAGTGGAGCGCGGCCGGGCTGTGGGACCAGCTCCGGGAGAGCGCCCACCGGCAGCACACCCCGGGGCAGTCGCGCGAGCTGGTGCAGTGGGCGGAGGCCGTCTGCGAGCTGGCCGAGGAGCGGCTGAACCGGACGGCTCCCCCGTCGGCGGGCCCGGCGGCGGCCGCGCGGCGGGCCGGGAGCCTGCAGCCCCATCTGCGGGTGCGCGAGCCCGACGACTTCACCGTCCGCCTCTTCGGACCCGGCCGGGACTCGGCGTGGTGA
- a CDS encoding RraA family protein has translation MPTQPTRSTEPPSAPPGIDALRELLLPEYSPSCLAADAGDRIGAIGGLLTVNPAHRVVGPALTIDLSEKDLVDILPVLGLARPGDVIVLACHGITGMAMWGGLMTTLSQLAGIAGAVVDGAVRDVDEIRDLGFPVWYRTAQPRRCPPAHLDGVVQVNVPVSIDGVTVRAGDIVVADENGVAVVPPDAAEEVAVSTRELLAKERTVRDLMNAGATLPELLARFGHL, from the coding sequence ATGCCCACCCAGCCCACCCGGTCCACCGAGCCGCCGTCCGCCCCGCCCGGCATCGACGCCCTGCGCGAGCTGCTGCTCCCCGAGTACAGCCCGAGCTGCCTGGCCGCCGACGCCGGGGACCGTATCGGCGCCATCGGCGGGCTGCTCACCGTGAACCCCGCCCACCGGGTCGTCGGCCCCGCCCTGACCATCGACCTCTCCGAGAAGGACCTGGTCGACATCCTCCCGGTGCTCGGCCTGGCCCGGCCCGGGGACGTCATCGTGCTGGCCTGTCACGGGATCACCGGGATGGCGATGTGGGGTGGCCTGATGACGACTTTGTCTCAGCTGGCGGGGATCGCCGGAGCCGTCGTCGACGGGGCCGTCCGGGACGTGGACGAGATACGCGACCTCGGCTTCCCCGTCTGGTACCGCACCGCCCAGCCGCGCCGCTGCCCGCCCGCCCACCTGGACGGTGTCGTGCAGGTCAACGTGCCGGTGTCGATCGACGGGGTGACCGTACGGGCAGGTGACATCGTGGTCGCCGACGAGAACGGCGTGGCCGTCGTGCCGCCCGACGCGGCGGAGGAAGTCGCCGTGTCCACAAGGGAGTTGCTGGCAAAGGAGCGGACGGTACGCGATCTGATGAACGCGGGGGCGACACTCCCGGAACTACTGGCGCGATTCGGCCATCTGTAA
- a CDS encoding ATP-grasp domain-containing protein, whose amino-acid sequence MFDLARAHANGDRYLLLLGSDILLRERGIVSALRTYPGPVIGMSETPAAQNANRFFDHVLRADYYDERQALEAVQQFERETGLRPGAVVPIIEMTVHVSVAVARHYDLPRLSDACLAKVRDKHTMKAAFEAAGVPCARHRLFGTLEELHQAARELDFPLVLKPRDFAGNVGTVRVNGPDELDEAYVYCRDSLLEIAPLYGFEDGRFQAEEFVTSTHEVSVEVANHRGERTVVAVTDKSKAGAPYFSERGQLVPSADSGNEELRRVALAACAALDIDHGLAHVEVLVDGDRLSVVEVAARPGGDGIMDLIDRVYGFSPYDLHFGSYTDTLDGLPAVTAEPTGMGATAFLKAPPGTITEVKPVHDLTPEEVGLYITAQVGDVSRPLTSYLARDGVLECFERGQSDQRAFRAKVDELARQRTEQIFTVEAEHDRS is encoded by the coding sequence GTGTTCGATCTCGCGCGCGCCCATGCCAACGGCGACCGCTACCTGCTGCTGCTCGGCTCCGACATCCTGCTCCGTGAACGCGGCATCGTCTCGGCGCTGCGGACCTACCCCGGCCCGGTGATCGGGATGAGCGAGACCCCGGCCGCGCAGAACGCCAACCGCTTCTTCGACCACGTCCTGCGCGCCGACTACTACGACGAGCGCCAGGCCCTCGAAGCCGTCCAGCAGTTCGAGCGCGAGACCGGGCTGCGGCCCGGCGCGGTGGTGCCGATCATCGAGATGACCGTGCACGTCTCCGTCGCCGTCGCCCGCCACTACGACCTGCCCCGGCTCTCCGACGCCTGCCTGGCCAAGGTCCGCGACAAGCACACGATGAAGGCGGCCTTCGAGGCGGCCGGAGTGCCCTGCGCCCGCCACCGCCTCTTCGGCACCCTGGAGGAACTCCACCAGGCTGCGCGGGAGCTGGACTTCCCGCTGGTGCTCAAGCCGCGCGACTTCGCCGGCAACGTCGGCACCGTACGGGTCAACGGCCCCGACGAGCTGGACGAGGCGTACGTCTACTGCCGCGACTCCCTGCTGGAGATCGCCCCGCTGTACGGCTTCGAGGACGGCCGCTTCCAGGCCGAGGAGTTCGTCACCTCCACCCACGAGGTCTCCGTCGAGGTCGCCAACCACCGCGGTGAACGGACCGTCGTCGCCGTCACCGACAAGTCCAAGGCGGGCGCCCCCTACTTCAGCGAGCGCGGCCAACTGGTGCCGAGCGCCGATTCCGGCAACGAGGAGCTGCGCCGGGTCGCCCTGGCGGCCTGCGCCGCGCTCGACATCGACCACGGACTGGCCCATGTCGAGGTCCTGGTCGACGGCGACCGGCTGAGCGTCGTCGAGGTGGCGGCCCGGCCCGGCGGCGACGGGATCATGGACCTGATCGACCGCGTCTACGGCTTCAGCCCCTACGACCTCCACTTCGGCTCGTACACGGACACCCTCGACGGGCTCCCCGCCGTCACCGCGGAGCCCACCGGCATGGGGGCCACGGCCTTCCTCAAGGCGCCCCCCGGCACGATCACCGAGGTCAAGCCGGTCCACGACCTGACCCCCGAGGAAGTCGGCCTCTACATCACCGCCCAGGTGGGCGACGTCTCCCGGCCGCTGACCTCGTACCTCGCGCGCGACGGCGTACTGGAGTGCTTCGAGCGGGGCCAGAGCGACCAGCGGGCCTTCCGCGCCAAGGTCGACGAGCTGGCCCGGCAGCGTACGGAGCAGATCTTCACCGTCGAGGCGGAGCACGATCGGTCATGA
- a CDS encoding aminotransferase-like domain-containing protein, with protein MPADLGPADLDLADPGPTDPGPADPGPVDPGPTAPGPAGLGVRSWDRLFARHVASDTGDQITAILNQSGATDAIALSGGFPHPDTFPARALAESHARVLAQPAALQYGPTPGLPGLRDWFSGWLGRAEGRTPADGELLITSGGMEGLGLITRSLLDPGDRAVVEGPTFFGALVGFQRQLARVETVPVDGDGLDTDALAELLRGSTGPAPKLLYLVPDHQNPTGLTLSLERRHALIALARRYGFLIVEDVAYRELGFDGERHPSLWALAPDVVAQVGTFAKTFTPGIRLGWVVAPARLTAQLARAKQNTDQCTGAYGQLLLEDYGRSGGFDRQIAASRAFYRRRRDVMTDALAAHLPEEVAYTRPHGGFFSWLTLPGNVDTVALQERALAAKVSYVPGRAFYAEEQGANSLRLAFSRVPDEQIAEGVRNLSGVLAEAIGTTAAR; from the coding sequence ATGCCCGCTGACCTCGGCCCCGCTGACCTCGACCTCGCCGACCCCGGCCCCACTGATCCCGGCCCAGCCGACCCGGGCCCCGTCGACCCCGGCCCCACTGCCCCCGGCCCCGCCGGCCTCGGCGTCCGGAGCTGGGACCGGCTGTTCGCCCGTCATGTGGCGAGCGACACCGGCGACCAGATCACCGCCATCCTCAACCAGTCCGGCGCCACCGACGCCATCGCCCTCTCGGGCGGCTTCCCGCACCCCGACACCTTCCCCGCCCGTGCGCTGGCCGAGAGCCACGCCCGGGTGCTCGCGCAGCCCGCCGCGCTCCAGTACGGGCCCACCCCCGGGCTCCCCGGACTGCGCGACTGGTTCAGCGGCTGGCTGGGGCGGGCCGAGGGGCGGACGCCCGCCGACGGCGAACTGCTCATCACCAGCGGCGGGATGGAGGGCCTCGGCCTCATCACCCGCAGCCTCCTCGACCCCGGCGACCGGGCCGTGGTCGAGGGCCCCACCTTCTTCGGCGCCCTCGTCGGCTTCCAGCGGCAGCTCGCCCGGGTGGAGACCGTGCCGGTCGACGGCGACGGGCTGGACACCGACGCCCTGGCCGAGCTGCTGCGCGGCTCCACCGGGCCGGCGCCCAAGCTCCTCTACCTCGTCCCGGACCACCAGAACCCCACCGGCCTCACCCTCTCGCTGGAGCGCCGCCACGCCCTGATCGCGCTGGCCCGGAGGTACGGGTTCCTCATCGTCGAGGACGTCGCCTACCGCGAGCTGGGCTTCGACGGGGAGCGCCACCCCAGCCTCTGGGCGCTGGCCCCCGACGTCGTGGCCCAGGTCGGCACCTTCGCCAAGACCTTCACCCCGGGCATCCGGCTCGGCTGGGTCGTCGCCCCGGCCCGCCTCACCGCCCAACTGGCCCGTGCCAAGCAGAACACCGACCAGTGCACCGGCGCCTACGGGCAGCTGCTGCTGGAGGACTACGGGAGGTCCGGCGGGTTCGACCGCCAGATCGCCGCCTCCCGGGCCTTCTACCGGCGCCGCCGGGACGTGATGACGGACGCCCTCGCCGCCCATCTGCCCGAGGAGGTCGCGTACACCCGGCCGCACGGCGGCTTCTTCAGCTGGCTCACCCTGCCCGGGAACGTCGACACCGTGGCGCTCCAGGAACGGGCGCTGGCCGCCAAGGTCAGCTATGTGCCCGGGCGCGCCTTCTACGCCGAGGAGCAGGGCGCCAACAGCCTGCGCCTGGCGTTCAGCCGGGTGCCCGACGAGCAGATCGCCGAGGGCGTACGCAATCTGTCCGGCGTCCTCGCCGAGGCGATCGGCACCACCGCCGCGCGCTGA
- a CDS encoding PqqD family protein produces MGETEIELTPASVLQRRVEARARRYRGRMYVAVREQALELDEVAQAIVRRIDGTSTLRGIAAVVAEEYGVPAENATGDTVEFAAQLLAHGVVEVVPG; encoded by the coding sequence ATGGGGGAGACCGAGATCGAGCTGACACCGGCCAGCGTCCTGCAGCGCCGGGTGGAGGCCCGCGCGCGCCGGTACCGGGGGCGGATGTACGTGGCCGTGCGCGAGCAGGCGTTGGAGCTGGACGAGGTGGCGCAGGCCATCGTCCGGCGGATCGACGGTACGTCGACGCTGCGCGGGATCGCGGCCGTGGTGGCGGAGGAGTACGGCGTCCCGGCCGAGAACGCCACCGGCGACACGGTCGAGTTCGCCGCCCAACTCCTCGCGCACGGCGTGGTGGAGGTCGTCCCCGGGTGA
- a CDS encoding flavin reductase, translated as MPDRPGTAAAAAASDGTALLAATPDRMRGALGHFASGVTVVTTATEGTDGPHAHGMTANAFTSVSLEPPLVLVSISTRARSHRRIDDSGRYGVSILGAGQGPVAHHFAGGAQSPEAVSLEWRDGLPLVGGALVHLACRVRQSHRAGDHTLFVGEVEGLWLGSGGPLVHYRRDLCALAGPAPTPAGDPRAVSVRDQAPAPAPVPTQAPPPAPVPDRTPPQTPEPTAVREHAPHQAPAPAPVPHQAPGPRRDPNPGTDREERPAHAR; from the coding sequence GTGCCGGACCGGCCGGGGACGGCCGCCGCTGCCGCCGCCTCGGACGGGACCGCGCTGCTCGCCGCCACACCGGACCGGATGCGCGGGGCCCTCGGCCACTTCGCCAGCGGGGTCACGGTGGTCACCACGGCCACCGAGGGGACGGACGGGCCGCACGCCCACGGCATGACCGCCAACGCCTTCACGTCCGTCTCCCTGGAGCCCCCGCTCGTCCTGGTCTCGATCTCCACCCGCGCCCGCTCCCACCGGCGCATCGACGACTCCGGCCGGTACGGGGTGTCCATCCTGGGCGCCGGACAGGGGCCGGTGGCCCACCACTTCGCCGGCGGGGCCCAGTCCCCGGAGGCGGTGTCCCTGGAGTGGCGCGACGGCCTCCCGCTCGTCGGGGGAGCGCTGGTGCACCTGGCCTGCCGGGTCCGGCAGAGCCACCGGGCGGGCGACCACACCCTGTTCGTCGGTGAGGTCGAGGGGCTGTGGCTCGGCTCCGGCGGCCCGCTCGTCCACTACCGCCGCGACCTGTGCGCCCTGGCGGGACCGGCGCCGACGCCGGCGGGTGACCCGAGGGCCGTCTCCGTACGGGATCAGGCACCCGCCCCGGCCCCCGTACCGACCCAAGCCCCCCCACCCGCCCCCGTACCGGATCGCACACCGCCCCAGACCCCCGAACCCACCGCCGTACGGGAGCACGCACCGCACCAAGCCCCCGCGCCCGCTCCCGTACCGCACCAAGCCCCCGGCCCCCGCCGTGACCCGAACCCCGGCACCGACCGTGAAGAGAGGCCCGCACATGCCCGCTGA
- the ahcY gene encoding adenosylhomocysteinase, which produces MAVALTADSAGSVGGFKVADLSLAELGRKEIRLAEHEMPGLMALRQEFGPQQPLAGKRIAGSLHMTIQTAVLIETLAALGADVRWASCNIFSTQDQAAAAVVVGTEGTVEEPRGSSVFAWKGETLEEYWWCLEQLLTWPDGSGPHSIVDDGGDATLLVHLGAEYEAAGAVPDALADDPEEHRIILDVLRRSLVDNPGKYSEMAKFIVGVTEETTNGVNRLYRLGKEGKLLFTGINVNDAVTKSKFDNRYGIRHSLVDGINRAIDVMIAGKLAVICGYGDVGKGAVASLRGQGARVVVTEADPICALQAAMDGLKVVTLDQVVETGDIFITTTGNRDIIMADHMARMKHNAVVGNVGHFDNEIDMAGLAQVPGIEKTEIKPQVHEWAFPDGHSIIVLSEGRLLNLGNATGHPSFVMSCSFANQTLAQISLFDPAQNYGTDVYTLPKHLDEKVARLHLPALDAHLTELTKVQADYIGVDIEGPFKPDHYRY; this is translated from the coding sequence ATGGCTGTTGCGTTGACCGCGGACAGTGCCGGGTCGGTCGGAGGATTCAAGGTCGCCGATCTCTCACTCGCCGAGCTGGGCCGCAAGGAGATCCGTCTCGCCGAGCACGAGATGCCCGGACTGATGGCCCTGCGGCAGGAGTTCGGCCCGCAGCAGCCGCTGGCCGGAAAGCGCATCGCCGGCTCTCTGCACATGACCATCCAGACCGCCGTCCTGATCGAGACGCTCGCCGCGCTCGGCGCCGACGTCCGCTGGGCCAGCTGCAACATCTTCTCCACCCAGGACCAGGCGGCCGCGGCCGTCGTCGTGGGCACCGAGGGCACGGTGGAGGAGCCCAGGGGCAGCTCCGTCTTCGCCTGGAAGGGCGAGACGCTGGAGGAGTACTGGTGGTGCCTGGAGCAGCTGCTGACCTGGCCCGACGGCTCCGGCCCGCACTCGATCGTGGACGACGGCGGTGACGCCACCCTGCTGGTCCACCTGGGCGCCGAGTACGAGGCGGCGGGCGCCGTCCCGGACGCGCTCGCCGACGATCCGGAGGAGCACCGGATCATCCTCGACGTGCTCCGCCGCTCGCTCGTGGACAACCCGGGCAAGTACTCGGAGATGGCGAAGTTCATCGTCGGCGTCACCGAGGAGACCACCAACGGCGTCAACCGGCTCTACCGCCTCGGCAAGGAGGGCAAGCTCCTCTTCACCGGCATCAACGTCAACGACGCGGTGACCAAGAGCAAGTTCGACAACCGCTACGGCATCCGCCACTCGCTGGTCGACGGCATCAACCGCGCCATCGACGTCATGATCGCCGGGAAGCTCGCCGTGATCTGCGGTTACGGCGACGTCGGCAAGGGCGCCGTGGCGTCCCTGCGCGGCCAGGGCGCGCGTGTCGTGGTCACCGAGGCCGACCCGATCTGCGCGCTCCAGGCGGCCATGGACGGTCTGAAGGTCGTCACCCTCGACCAGGTCGTCGAGACCGGTGACATCTTCATCACCACCACCGGCAACCGCGACATCATCATGGCCGACCACATGGCCCGGATGAAGCACAACGCCGTCGTCGGCAACGTGGGCCACTTCGACAACGAGATCGACATGGCCGGCCTCGCGCAGGTGCCGGGCATCGAGAAGACCGAGATCAAGCCGCAGGTCCACGAGTGGGCCTTCCCCGACGGGCACTCGATCATCGTGCTCAGCGAGGGCCGCCTGCTCAACCTGGGCAACGCGACCGGCCACCCGAGCTTCGTGATGTCCTGCTCGTTCGCCAACCAGACCCTGGCGCAGATCTCGCTCTTCGACCCGGCGCAGAACTACGGCACCGACGTCTACACCCTGCCCAAGCACCTGGACGAGAAGGTGGCGCGCCTGCACCTCCCCGCCCTCGACGCCCACCTCACCGAACTCACCAAGGTCCAGGCCGACTACATCGGTGTGGACATCGAAGGTCCCTTCAAGCCGGACCACTACCGCTACTGA
- a CDS encoding 4-hydroxyphenylacetate 3-hydroxylase family protein — protein sequence MTAEPVAPPTPAAHRPNDVRPMTGDEYLDSLRDGREIYIHGQRVKDVTTHPAFRNSARSVARLYDALHAPEAEGVLRVPTDTGNGGFTHPFFKTPHTAQDLITSRDAIVRWQRLVFGWMGRTPDYKASFLGTLGANADFYGPFKENALAWHKRAQERVLYFNHAIVHPPIDRDKPADQTADVCVHVDRETDAGLIVSGAKVVATGSALTNANFVAHYGLPLKDKRFGVVFSIPMDTPGLKLLCRTSYEMTAQVMGSPFDYPLSSRLDENDAIMVMDQVLIPWENVFMYDAEAANSFANGSGFVDRFTFHGCARLAVKLDFIAGCVMKAVEMTGTAGFRGVQAQVGEILNWRDLFWGLSDAMAKDPVPWVGGAVQPNVRYGMAYRTFMGVGYPRIKEIIQQSLGSGLIYLNSHSSDWKNPEIRPYLDQYLRGSGGIPAIDRVKLLKLLWDAVGTEFGGRHELYERNYGGDHEAVRFQTLWAYQDSGEAGALKDFVDACMDEYDLDGWRRDDMFDPDEFAFVLGR from the coding sequence ATGACCGCCGAGCCCGTCGCCCCGCCGACCCCAGCCGCCCACCGACCCAACGACGTGCGCCCGATGACCGGCGACGAGTACCTGGACTCGCTGCGCGACGGCCGGGAGATCTACATCCACGGCCAGCGGGTCAAGGACGTCACCACCCACCCCGCCTTCCGCAACAGCGCCCGCTCCGTCGCCCGCCTCTACGACGCCCTGCACGCCCCCGAGGCCGAAGGCGTGCTCCGCGTCCCCACCGACACCGGCAACGGCGGCTTCACGCACCCCTTCTTCAAGACCCCGCACACCGCGCAGGACCTGATCACCAGCCGGGACGCCATCGTGCGCTGGCAGCGCCTGGTCTTCGGCTGGATGGGCCGCACCCCCGACTACAAGGCGTCCTTCCTCGGCACCCTGGGCGCCAACGCCGACTTCTACGGCCCCTTCAAGGAGAACGCGCTCGCCTGGCACAAGCGCGCCCAGGAGCGGGTCCTCTACTTCAACCACGCGATCGTCCACCCGCCGATCGACCGCGACAAGCCGGCCGACCAGACCGCGGACGTCTGCGTGCACGTCGACCGGGAGACCGACGCCGGGCTGATCGTCTCGGGCGCCAAGGTGGTCGCCACCGGCTCCGCGCTCACCAACGCCAACTTCGTCGCCCACTACGGCCTGCCCCTGAAGGACAAGCGGTTCGGCGTGGTCTTCAGCATCCCGATGGACACCCCGGGGCTGAAGCTGCTGTGCCGTACGTCGTACGAGATGACCGCCCAGGTCATGGGCAGCCCCTTCGACTACCCGCTCTCCAGCCGGCTGGACGAGAACGACGCGATCATGGTGATGGACCAGGTCCTGATCCCGTGGGAGAACGTCTTCATGTACGACGCGGAGGCGGCCAACTCCTTCGCCAACGGCTCCGGTTTCGTCGACCGCTTCACCTTCCACGGCTGCGCCCGGCTAGCCGTGAAGCTGGACTTCATCGCGGGCTGCGTCATGAAGGCCGTCGAGATGACCGGCACCGCGGGCTTCCGCGGGGTCCAGGCGCAGGTCGGGGAGATCCTCAACTGGCGCGACCTCTTCTGGGGCCTCTCCGACGCCATGGCCAAGGACCCGGTGCCGTGGGTGGGCGGGGCCGTCCAGCCCAATGTGCGGTACGGGATGGCGTACCGCACCTTCATGGGCGTCGGCTACCCGCGCATCAAGGAGATCATCCAGCAGTCCCTGGGCAGCGGGCTCATCTACCTCAACTCGCACTCCTCCGACTGGAAGAACCCGGAGATCCGTCCGTACCTGGACCAGTATCTGCGCGGCTCCGGCGGCATCCCGGCGATCGACCGGGTCAAGCTGCTGAAGCTTCTCTGGGACGCGGTGGGCACCGAGTTCGGCGGCCGCCACGAGTTGTACGAGCGCAACTACGGCGGCGACCACGAGGCGGTCAGGTTCCAGACCCTCTGGGCCTACCAGGACTCCGGCGAGGCCGGGGCGCTGAAGGACTTCGTGGACGCGTGCATGGACGAGTACGACCTGGACGGCTGGCGGCGCGACGACATGTTCGACCCGGACGAATTCGCCTTCGTCCTGGGCCGTTGA
- a CDS encoding MFS transporter: protein MIRGTFRTVAGLNSDLRALFVSTLLFRAGTMAFPFLGAYLLGQERYGVEQVGLVVGAFGLGALIADVGAGVLLGRLRPVTVMLGGCVGYALVLAVVPALSAVPALLVATLLWGMAFEIYTPASYAQVVAGSSAEQRKIAFSCNRLAINLGMGLGPAVGGLLFTVAPQALFYVNAVCVLAAAGVLLRRSASTRSATTAEAAGPGRLLSPTVRDESRFWTLFVLALPVHIAYALPPILLSTYIIEGIGLPAYWVSVVFVVNAAAIVLFEVPLNKAMVNMSHLRSLLIGYVLAAAGFALTGLTSSGPLLAVIALLWTCGEMIVFPALLSYVSQLSAPTVINRNVSLYSAGVNVGFMAAPQIGGVLSAGRSPGTPWLAAGTALAAASVLMVAARFSRATWCPDGEHPGADGPDGRAEDGEPKDGQADRAPQSADSTG from the coding sequence ATGATCCGCGGTACGTTCCGCACGGTCGCCGGGCTCAACAGCGATCTGCGGGCCCTGTTCGTCTCCACCCTGCTCTTCCGGGCGGGGACGATGGCCTTCCCCTTCCTCGGCGCGTATCTGCTCGGACAGGAACGTTACGGCGTCGAGCAGGTCGGCCTGGTCGTCGGCGCCTTCGGCCTCGGGGCGCTCATCGCCGACGTGGGGGCGGGGGTGCTGCTGGGGCGGCTGCGGCCGGTCACGGTGATGCTCGGCGGCTGCGTCGGCTACGCCCTGGTGCTGGCCGTCGTGCCCGCGCTCTCCGCCGTGCCCGCGCTCCTCGTCGCCACCCTGCTGTGGGGCATGGCCTTCGAGATCTACACGCCCGCCAGTTACGCGCAGGTCGTGGCGGGCTCCTCGGCCGAGCAGCGGAAGATCGCCTTCTCCTGCAACCGGCTGGCGATCAACCTCGGCATGGGTCTCGGCCCGGCCGTCGGCGGTCTGCTCTTCACGGTGGCCCCGCAGGCGCTGTTCTACGTCAACGCCGTCTGCGTCCTCGCCGCCGCCGGGGTGCTGCTGCGCCGCTCCGCCTCCACCCGGTCGGCCACCACCGCCGAGGCGGCCGGACCGGGCAGGCTGCTCTCGCCCACCGTCCGCGACGAGTCCCGGTTCTGGACCCTGTTCGTCCTGGCCCTGCCGGTGCACATCGCGTACGCGCTGCCGCCGATCCTGCTGAGCACGTACATCATCGAGGGCATCGGGCTGCCCGCGTACTGGGTGAGCGTCGTCTTCGTCGTCAACGCGGCGGCGATCGTGCTGTTCGAGGTGCCGCTGAACAAGGCCATGGTCAACATGTCCCATCTGCGGTCGCTGCTCATCGGTTACGTGCTGGCGGCGGCCGGGTTCGCCCTCACCGGGCTCACCTCCAGCGGGCCGCTGCTGGCGGTGATCGCGCTGCTCTGGACCTGCGGGGAGATGATCGTCTTCCCGGCCCTGCTCAGCTATGTCTCCCAGCTCTCCGCCCCGACGGTGATCAACCGCAATGTGAGCCTGTACTCGGCGGGCGTCAACGTCGGTTTCATGGCGGCACCGCAGATCGGCGGGGTGCTCTCGGCCGGCCGCTCGCCCGGCACCCCCTGGCTGGCCGCCGGGACGGCGCTGGCCGCGGCGAGCGTGCTGATGGTCGCCGCCCGCTTCTCCCGGGCCACCTGGTGCCCGGACGGCGAGCATCCGGGCGCCGACGGTCCGGACGGGCGGGCGGAGGACGGGGAGCCGAAGGACGGACAGGCCGACCGCGCGCCCCAGTCGGCGGACTCGACGGGCTGA
- a CDS encoding IclR family transcriptional regulator, with amino-acid sequence MVESVKRAVRIIKELTGASPRLGVTELADRVGVSKSAMHGLLRTLESDGLVVQDQESGKYRLGPALVTFGNAYLDTHELRTRALTWSNLLATRTDEAVWVGVLVHDDVLVIHHVCRPGNVAQPLETGATLPWNTTALGKAIVAFSPEELRTSLLSRPPAALTGHSVTEPEVLEAQLAQAREVGYAVEKQEATLGDAGIAAPVFDRTGCAAGAIGLVGPVERLLDERHRQGCSIATRETARSLSRELGAHRFGNRIASF; translated from the coding sequence GTGGTCGAGTCGGTCAAGCGCGCCGTACGCATCATCAAGGAGCTGACGGGGGCCTCCCCCCGGCTGGGAGTCACCGAACTCGCCGACCGGGTCGGGGTGTCGAAATCGGCCATGCACGGCCTGCTCCGCACCCTGGAGTCGGACGGCCTGGTGGTGCAGGACCAGGAGTCGGGCAAATACCGGCTGGGGCCCGCCCTGGTGACCTTCGGCAACGCCTACCTGGACACGCACGAGCTGCGCACCCGCGCCCTCACCTGGTCCAATCTGCTGGCCACCCGGACCGACGAGGCGGTCTGGGTGGGGGTGCTGGTCCATGACGACGTCCTCGTGATCCACCATGTGTGCCGGCCGGGGAACGTGGCGCAGCCGCTGGAGACCGGGGCCACGCTGCCCTGGAACACCACCGCGCTGGGCAAGGCCATCGTGGCCTTCTCCCCCGAGGAGCTGCGGACCAGCCTGCTCAGCCGCCCGCCCGCCGCCCTGACCGGCCACTCGGTGACCGAACCCGAGGTGCTGGAAGCGCAGTTGGCGCAGGCCAGAGAGGTCGGCTACGCCGTGGAGAAGCAGGAGGCGACGCTCGGTGACGCGGGCATCGCGGCCCCCGTCTTCGACCGCACCGGGTGCGCGGCGGGGGCCATCGGCCTCGTCGGCCCCGTCGAACGCCTGCTGGACGAGCGGCACCGGCAGGGCTGTTCGATCGCGACCCGCGAGACGGCCCGCAGCCTCTCGCGCGAACTCGGCGCCCACCGGTTCGGCAACCGGATCGCCTCCTTCTGA